Sequence from the Gemmatimonadaceae bacterium genome:
ACAGAGTACTCGACGACGGCGTAGATGCCGACGAGCGCGATCGTTAGCGCGAGCAATGCCAACGGCACCAACAGGCGTGCGCCGAGTGCCCATTCCTCCCGCCTGCGGTCGCGCAGCGTACTGACGGGGCGCACGAACGGAACGCCAGTAGCGGGGGCGCCATGACGCAGAACCGCGCCGATCGAATCCGACGCGAGCCGCACACTGCCATCGACGCGAGCCAATAGCGCGATCTGCTCGACGCCACGCACACCGATCGCCCAGTGCCATTGCCGCAGCGGCATGTAAACGCGCGGAATGCCTGCGCCCGACATCGGCCCATCTTTGATGTCGGAGATCACGCCCACGATTTCCACCGGCCCGGCGCCATCGGGAAGTTGCAACACCGCCCCAAGGGGGCTGGACTTCCCCCAGACGCTCGTCGCGAGTTGCTCGTTCACGATCGCGACGCCGCGGCCTCCGATCGTATCGGCGGCCGTGAAAAAGCGTCCGGCGGCGAGCCGCGCGCCGATCGTCGTGAGGTACGCCGTATCGACGCCGGTCATTGGTGCTCCGAAACCGACAGCCGTCTTGGACCCTGCGGCATGGTCGACGTGAAAGGTGCCGCCTTGGGAATCGCCGTAGGGTAGTGACGTCGCAATGCTGACTGCCCGAACAACTGGTATTCGGCCTACGCGACGGGCGGCGTCCGACCAGTAGCCGATGATTTGCGACGCTGCCATGGAGTCGGGCAGGTCAGCCTGCGCAGCGACCAGACGGTCGGCGTCGAATCCGAGCACCACGCGCTCAACCGCGCGCACGCTGCGAACAAAAAGCGTGGCGGCGATCGCGAGTACGAGCGCAAAGCCCAATTGGAGTACGACGAAGAAGCTTCGTCTGCGACCCGGCGAATGCATTGCGGGCGTATTGTCTCGGGCCATGTCGCGCACGGATGTCGAAAGCGCGATGGCGATCGGCGGGACGGTCGTCGCGGCGGCCGCGATGATCGCCATTAGAGCGATGGCGATCAGGACGCTTCGTGACGGGGCGAACGACTCGGCGATTTGCGGTAGAAGGAAATGGTAGATCAACCATTCGGTCAGGCGCGCGACCGCGAATGCCGCACCGAGTACCGGTATGAGCAGACATGCGCTCTCGGCTGCTCTCTGCTGCAACAGACGGCGGCGCGTAATACCGAGCGCGAGCCGGACGGCGACGTCGGAGCGAGCGCTCGCCTCGCGCGCCGAAAGCAATGCCGCCACGTTTCCGCACGCGATGAGCAACACCATGGCCGAAACGATCCAGACCAACAACGAGGTGTTGGCCACCGCACGGTAGTCATCGTCCTGTTGCGGAACGATGGACGCGAGCGTGACTCGCGTTTGGCTCGCGCCGAGCGCCGCGCGATATGCCGCCGTGAGCTCGCGTTCGGCTGTGTGCCGCGGAATGGTGCTTCGCAGGCGCACGAGGGCGCGCACGCTGACGAAATCCGGAAGCTCGTAATCCGTACGCGTGAACTCCAGCTGGAGGGCGTTCTCGAGAGGGATCCACACGTCAACTCGGGTGACTTCCGCACCGACGAAATTCGGCGGGGCAACGCCGGCGATCGTGAATTCATCCTGGCCGATGCGTACACGGCTTCCGATCGCGACGTCGTGCGCACGCCAAAATGCGGCGCTGACGATCGCGGCATGTACGGTGGCCGACGTGGAATCGTCAGCCGGTGTAAGCAGCCGCCCGCGCATGGCTTGCGCGCCGAGAAGATCGAACAACGAGCTAGTGGCGCCCGCGTATCGCAGCGTACCGCTCTTTCCGTCGAGCACGTATGTGCGTTCTCGTGCCGGCGTATACGCGCCAGCCATCGCGACTGCCTGAGCCGATCGCAGCGCACGATAGCCCGCTAGCGATAGGAACGGCGAGCTGTGGCTGGCGGGTCCGATCGTTGTGCCGACGAGCAGCCGGGCGACGTACTCCGCCGCCGGTGGGCTGGATGGCGCGTCGAGGAGCAACCGTTCGGCAATTTGCAGCGTGCCGGCATTCGCGCCAATCGCGAGCGCGAGCATGCAGATGACGACGCTCGTCAGCCGTGCGTCCGAACGTAGCCGGCGCAGCGCAAATCGAATGTCCTGGGAGAGACCGCCGAGCCAGTCACGGCGCCGCACTTGCCGTTCGCGCCGGCGCGCCGACGGTTGCAGCCGGCTGAGGATGTCTTCATTGGGTTCAAACCGTGCGCGAGCGCGCCGTTCCGCCTCATCGCGGGGTAACCCGTCTGACTCGAACTTCGCGATGCACAGATCGAGGTGGGCGGTCAGCTCGTCCTGAAGCTCACGGTCGATTTCGGCAGCGCGATCGGGAGGGATGCGGAACACGCGGCGGCGCGAGCGCGGAAGCATTCCGACCGACTCTCCTCACACTGCCTTGGATCGCGACGTGACGATCGAAGTGACGGACGCGCTGTATTGCAGCCAATTGGCCGTCGTCTCACGCAGATAGGCCCGGCCTTCGGGCGTCAGCTTGTAATAGCGGGCGTTTCTATTGTTGTCCGTGACCGCCCATTCGGCTTCGACGAAGCCGCGTCCCTCGAGGCGGTGGAGCACCTGGTACATGGCGCTGTCATCGAGCCCAAGGGCTCCGCTCGACCGTTGCTCGAGCCAAGTCGCGATGCCAAAGCCGTGCATCGGCCCCCAGCTCAATGCCTTGAGCACCAGCATGTCGACGGTGCCCTTCATCAGCGGCAGTTGTTCAGCCATCCTCTTCACCGTAGGTGATTCGGGGAAGGGTATGCGGTTACCATCGGCTCCGCAATGCGCGGGCTGGTCGTGGCCGTGCGATAAGGGGTCATCAACGTCTTGGGCTCGGCTTCTCCGGTGCATGCAGCGCGAACAAGGTCCCGTTGTCGGCCAGCACGTAAACGCTGCCGTCGGCGTCGGCTGCGAGCTTTGAGAAACGATCGCCAGTCTTTCCCAGATCGGTTGTCGCGAATTCACCGCCGTTCTCATCTATCCAGGCAACGCGCCCGTCG
This genomic interval carries:
- a CDS encoding ABC transporter permease, which encodes MLPRSRRRVFRIPPDRAAEIDRELQDELTAHLDLCIAKFESDGLPRDEAERRARARFEPNEDILSRLQPSARRRERQVRRRDWLGGLSQDIRFALRRLRSDARLTSVVICMLALAIGANAGTLQIAERLLLDAPSSPPAAEYVARLLVGTTIGPASHSSPFLSLAGYRALRSAQAVAMAGAYTPARERTYVLDGKSGTLRYAGATSSLFDLLGAQAMRGRLLTPADDSTSATVHAAIVSAAFWRAHDVAIGSRVRIGQDEFTIAGVAPPNFVGAEVTRVDVWIPLENALQLEFTRTDYELPDFVSVRALVRLRSTIPRHTAERELTAAYRAALGASQTRVTLASIVPQQDDDYRAVANTSLLVWIVSAMVLLIACGNVAALLSAREASARSDVAVRLALGITRRRLLQQRAAESACLLIPVLGAAFAVARLTEWLIYHFLLPQIAESFAPSRSVLIAIALMAIIAAAATTVPPIAIALSTSVRDMARDNTPAMHSPGRRRSFFVVLQLGFALVLAIAATLFVRSVRAVERVVLGFDADRLVAAQADLPDSMAASQIIGYWSDAARRVGRIPVVRAVSIATSLPYGDSQGGTFHVDHAAGSKTAVGFGAPMTGVDTAYLTTIGARLAAGRFFTAADTIGGRGVAIVNEQLATSVWGKSSPLGAVLQLPDGAGPVEIVGVISDIKDGPMSGAGIPRVYMPLRQWHWAIGVRGVEQIALLARVDGSVRLASDSIGAVLRHGAPATGVPFVRPVSTLRDRRREEWALGARLLVPLALLALTIALVGIYAVVEYSVVQRRFEWSIRAAMGASPNEIMTLILRQGGSLAFGAILFGLSLAFVLTPRLAPLLFRVGPHDVPAYALAIGLTGVAAFAAIIVPARHAAGAEPAAALRAP
- a CDS encoding PadR family transcriptional regulator; amino-acid sequence: MAEQLPLMKGTVDMLVLKALSWGPMHGFGIATWLEQRSSGALGLDDSAMYQVLHRLEGRGFVEAEWAVTDNNRNARYYKLTPEGRAYLRETTANWLQYSASVTSIVTSRSKAV